A single Rhopalosiphum padi isolate XX-2018 chromosome 4, ASM2088224v1, whole genome shotgun sequence DNA region contains:
- the LOC132930358 gene encoding uncharacterized protein C19orf47, with translation MSTFSKDWWIKFFTDAGIPSFASSKYATIFYENRIQSNMLMDLDKDILKEMGITVIGDIIAILKHAKDVYRDGFYDSYSTNTMDSLLTKKIQNETNESSPQKKKIVTNKVKKIVTKKVKVSSESEEDEEALLKIVKKKIPSQLSNNPTKVVTRKVVPKPKTTIKIKPVIIESDDGSPPPSELKPKSSVFDRLGVGDVSSTTPNFDSVNSSTDSRKSSVFKRLGIKQVSEPKTSATFKRTIKGVASDAHYGPSIPTEESSAFTKRIKLEETSFNSSKSVFERIGASCDREKSSPGLVSKSALIRNANSGGRPIYVNPKVLNVKKLSLLNHSHFRSSDLE, from the exons ATGTCTACTTTTAGCAAAG atTGGTGGATCAAGTTTTTCACAGATGCTGGTATTCCTTCATTTGCATCATCTAAATATGCCACTATTTTCTATGAAAATAGAATTCAGTCTAATATGTTAATGGATTTAGACAAAGATATTCTTAAGGAAATGGGTATAACAGTTATTGGTGATATAATTGCAATCCTTAAACATGCCAAAGATGTATATAGAGat GGCTTTTATGATAGCTATAGTACTAATACAATGGACagtttattaactaaaaaaattcaaaatgaaacCAATGAAAGTtcacctcaaaaaaaaaaaatag ttaccaataaagtaaaaaaaatagttacaaaaaaGGTCAAAGTCTCTAGTGAAAGTGAAGAAGACGAAGAAGCACTATtgaaaatagtgaaaaaaaagATTCCTTCACAACTATCAAATAATCCAACTAAAGTTGTCACCAGAAAAGTAGTTCCTAAGCCtaaaactacaataaaaattaaaccagTTATTATAGAGAGTGATGATGGTTCTCCTCCACCATCTGAATTAAAACCTAAGAGCTCAGTTTTTGACCGTTTGGGTGTTGGCGATGTAAGCAGTACAACTCCTAATTTTGATAGTGTTAATTCATCCACGGACTCAAGAAAA TCTTCGGTCTTTAAACGTCTTGGAATCAAGCAAGTCAGTGAACCTAAAACTTCTGCGACATTTAAACGTACTATTAAAGGAGTAGCTAGTGATGCACATTATGGACCTAGTATTCCAACAGAAGAATCTAGTGCTTTTACAAAAAGAATAAAACTGGAAGAAacaa gTTTTAATTCTTCAAAATCTGTATTTGAGCGTATTGGTGCATCGTGCGATCGTGAAAAAAGTAGCCCAGGTCTTGTTTCCAAAAgtg ctctTATAAGAAATGCTAACTCAGGCGGAAGACCGATTTATGTTAATCCGAAG gtattaaatgttaaaaaattgagTCTGTTAAACCATTCACATTTTAGAAGTTCAGACTTAGaatga
- the LOC132929705 gene encoding CREB/ATF bZIP transcription factor-like isoform X2, protein MVRSCSSSSDTSSAKYEFSDSDSDHKRRGRSSRPRRLPTSNSKNAVAARINRMKQKQYVKDLEQKMSQLKREIKGVKRELKEREEKWASSRRQVAYLRGMIANSHQIGGLLRNIRWRNIIPQEERDSNHPHMVPPPVAPQEDEGWALLDGINPTTTELFQETVPSKYVSVCTLLP, encoded by the exons ATGGTACGATCATGCAGCTCGTCCAGCGACACGTCGTCGGCCAAGTATGAGTTCTCCGATTCGGATTCCGATCACAAGCGGCGTGGCAGAAGTAGCCGTCCCCGCCGTTTGCCGACCAGCAACAGCAAGAACGCTGTGGCTGCCCGTATAAACCGCATGAAACAGAAACAGTACGTCAAGGACCTGGAGCAAAAGATGTCGCAGCTTAAACGCGAGATCAAGGGTGTGAAACGGGAGCTGAAAGAACGTGAAGAGAAGTGGGCGAGCAGCCGCCGACAGGTAGCCTATTTGCGCGGCATGATTGCCAACAGCCATCAGATCGGCGGTCTGTTGCGCAACATACGCTGGAGGAATATCATCCCACAAG AGGAAAGAGACAGCAACCACCCCCACATGGTGCCTCCTCCAGTTGCACCTCAAGAAGATGAGGGCTGGGCACTGTTAGATGGTATCAACCCTACAACGACTGAG CTATTCCAAGAAACCGTCCCATCTAAGTATGTGTCAGTGTGCACGTTGTTACCGTAG
- the LOC132929705 gene encoding CREB/ATF bZIP transcription factor-like isoform X1 — protein sequence MVRSCSSSSDTSSAKYEFSDSDSDHKRRGRSSRPRRLPTSNSKNAVAARINRMKQKQYVKDLEQKMSQLKREIKGVKRELKEREEKWASSRRQVAYLRGMIANSHQIGGLLRNIRWRNIIPQGSNIDKTLNELNSDASIDHFPITTSHSLFDGYFDLLEERDSNHPHMVPPPVAPQEDEGWALLDGINPTTTELFQETVPSKYVSVCTLLP from the exons ATGGTACGATCATGCAGCTCGTCCAGCGACACGTCGTCGGCCAAGTATGAGTTCTCCGATTCGGATTCCGATCACAAGCGGCGTGGCAGAAGTAGCCGTCCCCGCCGTTTGCCGACCAGCAACAGCAAGAACGCTGTGGCTGCCCGTATAAACCGCATGAAACAGAAACAGTACGTCAAGGACCTGGAGCAAAAGATGTCGCAGCTTAAACGCGAGATCAAGGGTGTGAAACGGGAGCTGAAAGAACGTGAAGAGAAGTGGGCGAGCAGCCGCCGACAGGTAGCCTATTTGCGCGGCATGATTGCCAACAGCCATCAGATCGGCGGTCTGTTGCGCAACATACGCTGGAGGAATATCATCCCACAAGGTAGTAATATTGACAAGACTCTAAATGAGTTAAACTCTGATGCGAGTATTGACCACTTTCCTATTACCACGAGCCATAGTCTGTTTGATggttattttgatttgttagAGGAAAGAGACAGCAACCACCCCCACATGGTGCCTCCTCCAGTTGCACCTCAAGAAGATGAGGGCTGGGCACTGTTAGATGGTATCAACCCTACAACGACTGAG CTATTCCAAGAAACCGTCCCATCTAAGTATGTGTCAGTGTGCACGTTGTTACCGTAG
- the LOC132929704 gene encoding actin-related protein 8 — protein sequence MPIVNENNVELEKVSSNSVIIIHPGSLYLRIGRASDVTPFKYVHGLARVNLLSETTKRRDQILPNFPYKNSDTLAAMEDSRLQASHMLQSSLQSNGDRRYATPPQQIAAYNRNSVPKYKDNVPRTHTNKSSAVGNVYGEEIFNLAPELDYNVFFPILNGELNINGQIGGSLTAVLADLEAIWTHCINKLLNIKTSEFHNFKVILIIPDIFNRVHVREMMSMILLSMKFKACLLIQDHVAATYGAGLGYACVVDVGHRKTSVSCVEDGISQINTRIRLRYGGGNITQTFHWLLKKCSFPYHECKPMTNYYDALLLNQLKQDFCHLNLDRCGAVQKTVTVMKPTKRQVQYTIQVGDESMIAVLGMFNPMLLGITDNNHYVIQETSKSLPEDPYDEEFLRETSRRGTGREMETETQIENSIVHTTEEEICVDQIETAGNYFDIETGRPQSLDKVIVQSIERLTSDEIKRKMYSSILVVGGGLKFDGACAWLKSKISLNAQQVYYGGHIEIISSPKDLDPQIVTWKGAAILAGLESSNELWISGKEWSSWSIRILKERAMFNW from the exons atgccGATTGTGAATGAAAACAATGTGGAg TTAGAAAAAGTATCGTCAAATTCAGTGATCATCATACATCCTGGATCTCTGTATTTACGAATTGGCCGTGCGAGTGATGTTACTCCATTCAAATATGTTCATGGTTTGGCCAGGGTTAATCTACTTTCAGAGACGACGAAGAGGAGGGACCAAATATTACCAAATTTTCCGTATAaa AACTCTGATACATTAGCAGCTATGGAAGACAGCAGATTGCAAGCGTCTCATATGCTACAGTCAAGCTTACAGTCAAACGGTGATAGAAGGTATGCAACACCACCTCAACAAATAGCTGCTTATAATCGAAATTCTGTACCAAAATACAAGGATAATGTACCACGGACACACACAAATAAGTCATCTGCAGTTGGTAATGTCTATGGAGAAGAA atttttaatttagctCCTGAACTAGACTATAACGTTTTCTTTCCAATATTGAATGGCGAATTAAACATTAATGGTCAAATTGGAGGTTCATTAACAGCTGTTTTAGCAGATCTTGAAGCTATTTGGACACATTGTATAAACAAATTACTAAACATTAAGACTTCAGAATTTCAC AACTTTAAAGTCATTCTAATTATACCGGATATATTCAACAGAGTTCATGTGAGAGAAATGATGTCAATGATATTGTTGAGTATGAAGTTTAAAGCTTGTCTTCTTATACAA GACCATGTCGCAGCTACTTATGGCGCTGGTTTGGGTTACGCATGTGTGGTAGATGTTGGTCACAGGAAAACATCAGTGAGTTGTGTAGAAGATGGTATATCTCAAATAAATACACGGATTAGATTACGCTATGGAGGAG GGAATATTACTCAAACATTTCATTggctactaaaaaaatgtagttttccATACCATGAATGCAAGCCTATGACTAATTATTACGATGCTTTACTACTGAATCAATTGAAACAAGATTTTTGTCATTTAAATTTGGATAGATGTGGCGCTGTACAAAAAACAGTAACTGTAATGAAACCAACAAAACGACAAGTACAATACACAATACAG GTAGGTGATGAATCAATGATAGCTGTTTTAGGCATGTTCAATCCAATGTTGTTAGGTATCACTGATAACAATCATTACGTAATTCAAGAAACATCTAAATCACTACCTGAAGATCCTTATGATGAAGAGTTTTTAAGAGAAACTAgt agACGTGGTACTGGCCGTGAAATGGAAACTGAAACACAAATTGAAAACAGTATTGTGCATACCACAGAAGAAGAAATATGTGTTGATCAAATTGAAACTGCAGGAAATTATTTTGACATTGAAACAGGAAGACCACAAAGTCTTGATAAAGTCATTGTACAAAGTATTGAACGTTTAA cTTCAGATGAAATCAAACGAAAAATGTATAGCAGTATTTTAGTGGTAGGTGGTGGACTTAAATTTGATGGGGCATGTGCTTGGTTAAAAagcaaaatatcattaaatgcgCAACAAGTTTATTATGGAG gacatattgaaattataagcTCACCAAAAGATTTGGATCCACAAATCGTTACATGGAAGGGTGCTGCCATACTTGCTGGTTTAGAATCATCTAATGAACTTTGGATAAGTGGTAAAGAATGGTCTTCGTGGAGTATTAGGATTTTAAAAGAACGAGCAATGTTTAATTGGTGA
- the LOC132930022 gene encoding tubulin glycylase 3A-like, whose protein sequence is MIDFIEQRCWEFVHAYQTQEESDMLWFTISFEDGWTKFMVWYQKIVEGIATICVGNPFQINDIYERLDALERKIKTFCPQFFIDGDTNLWIIKPSNCCSGIGIILERRLKNILKTIKDTNSFNKSYIIQKYIERPLLISKVKVDLRQYFLVTNTNPIQIWMYKEGYVRFCSKKFTVQDLGEEIHLSNVRVQSMNRKYRIAGVPEECMWDYKQFKEYLKSIKKGDKAPKNGIAQGHYCISLGLGYVSLLNSVPQLGIYWWVCKQIL, encoded by the exons ATGATCGACTTCATTGAACAGCGTTGCTGGGAATTCGTGCACGCTTATCAAACTCAAGAAGAAAGCGATATGCTGTGGTTTACAATATCATTTGAAGATGGCTGGACAAAATTTATGGTTTGGTATCAGAAAATTGTAGAAGGAATCGCTACTATTTGTGTTGGTAACCcgtttcaaataaat GATATTTATGAGCGACTTGATGCTTTGGAACGTAAAATTAAGACATTTTGTCCACAATTTTTCATCGACGGCGATACAAATCTGTGGATTATAAAACCATCTAATTGTTGTTCCGGTATAGGAATAATATTGGAGagacgtttaaaaaatattttgaaaactattaaagATACTAACAGTTTCaataaatcatacattatacagaaatatatag aaaGGCCATTGCTTATATCTAAAGTCAAAGTGGATTTGAGACAATACTTTTTAGTTACAAACACGAATCCCATACAAATATGGATGtacaa GGAAGGATATGTACGATTTTGTTCCAAGAAGTTTACAGTTCAAGATTTAGGAGAAGAGATTCATCTCAGCAATGTCAGAGTTCAATCAATGAATAGAAAATATAGAATAGCCGGTGTACCGGAGGAATGTATGTGGGACTATAAGCAATTTAAAGAATATCTGAAATCAATTAAGAAAGGCGACAA ggCCCCCAAAAATGGAATAGCTCAGGGCCACTATTGCATTAGCCTAGGTCTGGGCTATGTATCATTGTTAAATTCAGTGCCGCAACTTGGTATATATTGGTGGGTGTGCAAGCAAATATTATAG